One genomic region from Candidatus Poribacteria bacterium encodes:
- a CDS encoding tetratricopeptide repeat protein codes for MTKKPQTDPFFSFANLDSNEVELATGALLIAQSEYRELNIENYLHQLDEMADTVRERIQEATLPEQHITELNRYLFQEKGFTGNTDNYYALGNNFLNFVLDKKTGIPITLGVVYIEVGRRAGLPLVGVNFPGHFLVRYQRDHLDILLDVFENGSFMCEDALQVKLQETHGESVPLESSMLTEATDKEILARILRNLTRAYTLLENYDKALTAAERITWLLPNAAADYRLLGYLHYKNHAYGEGIAAFETYLQLADAPPDATEVERNIQHLQKLLSRLN; via the coding sequence ATGACCAAAAAACCGCAAACAGATCCATTTTTCTCCTTCGCGAACCTTGATAGTAACGAGGTTGAACTCGCAACAGGTGCCCTACTTATTGCGCAAAGCGAGTACCGCGAACTCAATATTGAGAATTACCTCCACCAACTTGATGAGATGGCGGATACGGTTCGGGAACGGATCCAAGAGGCAACGCTACCTGAGCAGCATATCACCGAACTAAATCGATACCTCTTTCAGGAAAAAGGGTTCACAGGAAATACGGACAACTACTACGCCCTCGGCAACAACTTCCTGAACTTTGTCCTTGATAAAAAGACAGGGATTCCAATTACGTTAGGTGTTGTTTACATCGAAGTCGGTAGACGTGCTGGGTTACCCCTCGTTGGCGTAAATTTTCCAGGGCATTTTCTGGTCAGATACCAACGTGACCATTTGGACATCCTGCTTGATGTATTTGAAAACGGGTCTTTTATGTGTGAAGACGCACTCCAGGTGAAACTCCAAGAAACCCACGGTGAATCGGTGCCGCTGGAATCGAGTATGTTAACTGAAGCGACAGATAAAGAGATTCTTGCCCGCATTTTGCGGAATTTGACGCGCGCCTACACGCTCCTTGAGAACTACGACAAAGCACTTACAGCGGCTGAACGCATCACGTGGCTGCTCCCGAATGCTGCTGCGGATTATCGGCTGCTCGGTTACTTACACTACAAAAACCATGCGTATGGTGAAGGTATCGCCGCCTTCGAGACATATCTCCAACTCGCAGACGCACCCCCGGATGCCACGGAGGTCGAGCGAAACATACAACACCTCCAAAAACTGCTCTCGCGTCTGAATTAA